One segment of Pricia mediterranea DNA contains the following:
- the clpB gene encoding ATP-dependent chaperone ClpB, producing the protein MNPNNYTIKSQEALQQAQQLAQSLGHQQIENEHLFKSIWEVDENVLPFILKKLNINVGLLQQILDKELQSFPKVSGGDIMLSREAGKTVNEASIIAKKMEDDYVSIEHLLLAILKSKSKIAQILKDQGATEKDLKSAISELRGGGKVTSQSAEETYNSLEKYAQNLNRLADTGKLDPVIGRDEEIRRILQILSRRTKNNPMLVGEPGTGKTAIAEGLAHRIVQGDVPENLKDKIIYSLDMGALIAGAKYKGEFEERLKSVIKEVTSSDGDIVLFIDEIHTLVGAGGGQGAMDAANILKPALARGDLRAIGATTLDEYQKYFEKDKALERRFQKVNVLEPDTESAISILRGIKEKYEAHHKVRIMDEAVIAAVELSQRYITDRFLPDKAIDLIDEAASKLRMEINSKPEQLDVLDRKIMQLEIELEAIKREDDQAKMKSLNIDLANLKEERNEIFAKWESEKSVVDNIQKTKQDIEEFKQEAERAERNGDYGQVAELRYGKIKEAQESLEKLQQELQEQQEGETLIKEEVTNEDIAEVVAKWTGIPVTKMLQSEREKLLQLENVLHKRVVGQEEAIQAVSDAIRRSRAGLQDAKRPIGSFLFLGSTGVGKTELAKTLAAYLFDDENAMTRIDMSEYQERHSVSRLVGAPPGYVGYDEGGQLTEAVRRRPYSVVLLDEIEKAHPDTFNILLQVLDEGRLTDNKGRVADFKNTIIIMTSNMGSHIIQEKFEDSDDIYSATEAARVEVLGLLRKTIRPEFLNRIDDIIMFTPLSRENITEIVKLQLDQLKQMLAKQHITIDATEEAIAYLAERGYDPQYGARPIKRVIQKEVLNNLSKELLKGDISAESIVLIDSFDDALVFRNQDELVE; encoded by the coding sequence ATGAACCCAAATAATTATACCATCAAATCCCAGGAGGCTTTGCAGCAGGCCCAGCAGCTAGCGCAAAGTCTGGGCCATCAACAGATTGAAAACGAACATCTCTTCAAGTCCATTTGGGAGGTGGACGAGAACGTGCTTCCTTTTATCCTTAAGAAATTAAATATCAACGTGGGGCTGTTACAGCAAATTTTGGATAAGGAGCTACAAAGCTTCCCCAAGGTGTCCGGTGGCGACATCATGCTTTCCCGCGAAGCCGGAAAAACGGTGAACGAGGCGAGCATCATCGCCAAAAAAATGGAAGATGATTATGTCTCCATCGAACATTTGTTGCTGGCCATTCTAAAATCAAAAAGTAAGATTGCACAGATTCTGAAGGACCAAGGTGCTACCGAAAAAGATTTGAAGTCCGCTATTTCAGAACTGCGTGGTGGAGGAAAAGTCACCTCCCAAAGTGCCGAGGAAACATACAACTCCCTAGAAAAATATGCCCAGAACCTGAACCGGTTGGCGGACACGGGCAAGTTAGATCCAGTTATTGGACGGGACGAAGAAATCCGCCGTATTCTTCAGATTTTATCCAGAAGAACCAAGAACAACCCGATGCTCGTTGGCGAGCCGGGTACGGGTAAAACTGCCATTGCGGAAGGCCTTGCACACCGGATCGTGCAGGGCGATGTGCCTGAAAACCTAAAGGACAAGATTATTTATTCCCTTGATATGGGAGCACTGATCGCGGGAGCCAAATACAAAGGGGAATTTGAGGAACGCTTGAAGTCCGTTATAAAGGAAGTCACGTCATCCGACGGGGATATCGTGCTTTTTATCGATGAGATTCATACCCTAGTGGGCGCCGGAGGTGGCCAGGGAGCCATGGATGCGGCCAATATCCTGAAGCCCGCCTTGGCGAGGGGCGACCTTCGTGCTATCGGAGCCACTACGTTGGACGAATACCAGAAATACTTTGAAAAGGACAAAGCCTTGGAGCGCCGTTTTCAAAAGGTGAACGTGCTGGAGCCAGATACCGAGAGTGCCATTTCAATACTTCGCGGAATCAAGGAAAAGTACGAGGCACATCATAAAGTCCGAATTATGGACGAGGCCGTTATCGCTGCCGTCGAACTTTCGCAGCGCTACATTACCGACAGATTTTTGCCGGACAAGGCCATTGATCTGATCGATGAGGCCGCCTCGAAGCTGCGAATGGAAATCAATTCCAAGCCAGAGCAACTCGACGTTCTCGACCGTAAGATCATGCAGCTTGAAATCGAGCTCGAAGCGATCAAACGCGAAGATGATCAAGCCAAGATGAAGTCGCTCAACATAGATCTTGCGAACCTGAAAGAAGAGCGGAACGAGATTTTCGCGAAATGGGAGAGCGAAAAGTCCGTGGTGGACAACATCCAAAAGACCAAGCAGGATATCGAGGAGTTCAAACAGGAAGCCGAACGCGCCGAACGCAATGGGGACTACGGACAAGTGGCCGAATTGCGCTACGGAAAAATCAAGGAAGCCCAGGAATCCCTCGAGAAACTGCAACAAGAACTACAGGAACAGCAAGAGGGCGAGACTTTGATCAAGGAAGAGGTCACGAATGAGGATATCGCAGAGGTAGTCGCGAAATGGACGGGCATACCCGTCACTAAAATGCTGCAGAGCGAGCGCGAGAAACTCCTCCAGCTCGAAAACGTACTGCACAAACGGGTCGTGGGGCAGGAAGAGGCCATTCAGGCTGTTTCGGACGCTATCCGAAGAAGTCGGGCGGGACTGCAGGACGCCAAAAGGCCCATAGGCTCCTTTCTCTTCTTGGGGTCTACCGGGGTCGGGAAGACCGAACTCGCCAAGACTCTGGCGGCCTACCTTTTCGATGATGAAAACGCCATGACCCGAATCGATATGAGCGAATATCAAGAACGGCATTCGGTCAGCCGATTGGTCGGAGCACCTCCGGGATACGTAGGTTATGATGAAGGCGGACAGTTGACCGAGGCGGTACGGCGACGCCCCTACTCCGTCGTGTTATTGGATGAGATCGAAAAGGCACATCCGGACACCTTTAATATCTTGTTGCAGGTACTGGATGAAGGACGGTTGACGGACAATAAGGGTCGGGTGGCGGATTTTAAGAATACCATCATCATTATGACCAGCAATATGGGCAGCCATATTATCCAGGAGAAATTCGAGGATAGCGATGATATTTACAGCGCTACAGAAGCCGCCCGCGTCGAGGTACTCGGCTTACTGCGCAAAACCATACGTCCGGAATTTCTGAACCGAATCGACGACATCATCATGTTTACCCCGTTGAGCAGGGAGAACATTACCGAAATCGTAAAACTGCAGCTCGACCAGCTAAAACAGATGTTGGCCAAGCAGCATATCACGATCGATGCGACGGAGGAGGCAATCGCATACCTAGCGGAAAGAGGTTACGATCCTCAGTATGGGGCGCGACCGATCAAGCGGGTCATTCAAAAAGAAGTGCTGAACAACCTGTCGAAAGAACTGCTTAAAGGGGATATTTCCGCAGAGAGCATCGTCTTGATCGACTCTTTCGATGATGCCTTGGTGTTCCGGAACCAAGATGAACTGGTGGAATAG
- the smpB gene encoding SsrA-binding protein SmpB, translated as MVKKNINIKNKKAKFEYELLDTYVAGIVLAGTEIKSIREGKASIAQSFCEFNDKGELFVINMQVDEYSHAYHFNHRPKAERKLLMHRRELKKLRKEVTTSGLTIVPLNLFINDRGLAKIRIALAKGKKLYDKRETIKDRDSKRNLARIKKSFNA; from the coding sequence ATGGTCAAGAAAAACATCAACATTAAGAATAAAAAGGCAAAATTCGAATATGAGTTGCTGGACACCTATGTAGCCGGAATAGTTCTGGCAGGTACGGAAATAAAATCCATTCGAGAGGGCAAGGCCTCAATCGCCCAAAGTTTCTGCGAGTTTAACGATAAGGGCGAACTTTTTGTTATCAATATGCAGGTGGATGAATATTCCCACGCCTACCATTTCAACCATAGGCCCAAGGCGGAACGGAAACTATTGATGCATCGACGGGAACTGAAAAAATTGAGGAAAGAGGTAACCACATCGGGATTGACCATCGTACCCCTCAATCTATTTATCAATGACCGGGGCCTGGCCAAAATAAGGATCGCGCTGGCCAAGGGTAAGAAACTCTACGATAAAAGAGAGACGATAAAGGACAGGGACAGCAAGCGAAACCTCGCCCGGATAAAGAAAAGTTTTAATGCTTAA
- a CDS encoding response regulator, whose amino-acid sequence MSDLIRILAVDDHEMIVLGYKYTLEATTFENFEVVVHTAPSYEAGKTEIESSAKRLPYDIILLDIQMFPESAKEERTGEDLGLLVREISPSSKVVFLSSFSDSYRINNILKNVNPDGYMVKSEVDQKTLQTMVRTVLDKPPYYTAAALQAIRRKMANEEQIDERDKKILYQLSIGTKTKDISDIVAAASTTVENRKRQLKIMLGVEDGNDFALIEQARKRGFI is encoded by the coding sequence ATGAGCGACTTGATACGCATACTTGCTGTCGACGACCATGAGATGATTGTTCTCGGTTACAAATATACCCTCGAGGCCACTACCTTCGAAAATTTTGAAGTGGTGGTACATACCGCCCCCAGCTATGAGGCCGGCAAGACTGAAATAGAAAGTTCCGCCAAGCGATTGCCCTACGATATTATTCTTTTGGATATTCAAATGTTTCCTGAAAGTGCCAAGGAAGAACGCACCGGGGAAGACCTCGGCCTTCTTGTAAGAGAGATTTCTCCCAGTTCAAAAGTTGTCTTTCTCTCCTCCTTCAGTGATAGCTACCGCATCAATAACATTCTAAAGAACGTGAATCCGGACGGATACATGGTCAAATCAGAGGTAGATCAAAAAACCCTGCAAACCATGGTGAGAACGGTGCTTGACAAGCCTCCATACTACACCGCGGCGGCCCTACAGGCCATCCGTAGAAAAATGGCCAACGAGGAGCAAATCGATGAACGGGACAAAAAAATCCTATATCAATTGTCAATCGGTACCAAAACAAAGGACATCTCGGACATCGTCGCTGCTGCAAGTACTACCGTAGAAAACAGGAAACGTCAATTGAAAATCATGTTGGGAGTGGAGGACGGGAACGACTTCGCCCTAATCGAACAAGCTAGAAAACGTGGATTTATCTAA
- the ytxJ gene encoding bacillithiol system redox-active protein YtxJ, translating to MGLFNSIFGSKKNNGNATGRQLPWIPLTSLEQVDDIAKKSASRTQIIFKHSTTCGISRMVLNRFEKNPLLKEGGLDLYFLDLHQHRELSNKIAQRFQVLHQSPQLLVIKEGRAVDHGSHGGITTIPLKDYL from the coding sequence ATGGGTCTCTTCAATAGTATCTTTGGAAGTAAAAAAAATAACGGAAATGCTACCGGAAGGCAGCTACCTTGGATTCCGCTGACCTCTTTGGAACAAGTGGATGATATCGCGAAGAAATCGGCTTCCCGAACACAAATCATTTTTAAGCATTCCACTACCTGTGGGATAAGCCGGATGGTGCTGAACAGGTTTGAGAAAAATCCCTTGCTAAAAGAGGGTGGCCTGGACCTCTATTTTTTAGACCTTCATCAACATCGCGAGCTATCCAATAAAATCGCCCAAAGATTTCAGGTCCTGCATCAGTCACCTCAACTACTGGTGATCAAAGAGGGGCGGGCGGTCGACCATGGATCCCATGGGGGGATTACCACTATTCCGTTGAAGGACTATCTGTAG
- a CDS encoding PorP/SprF family type IX secretion system membrane protein: MNRPIFTLFLILLFSGIHGQQKRLPTDLRQHNLTTFNASLFNPTFSVGRNNPESVAFWTRWQWQDIDANPSTLFLNYTKSLNDKSAVGAGFFQHNTGIFFKTGAAVNYAYAFEFSPKVRLAVGANLFGFVQKLADDRFQVDPNLPLPMPTETNDFILQMAPGVNLEVHRLSLSLTSENLMDYNFTVREGNTATSDKVLMSMLSYDFPVSPGNANNAFLRPSVYLRTHPEQSDQIGFYALLNTDGYYGQIGYNNFYGYAFGAGFTFFKRVTVGALMEIGVDASIQKDTSFELMASYFLGSPDERHQMVGHDIDGTEGNPLKEIEDKLEKDKKTVPVEAEIAEQIRKRDSLVKMEQAEATALKQERQRRIDSVAQVRAVAIQKARKKDVETNQEEAVTPRTGEKYQEVQTADGLPPGYYLITNVFGTKKYFDAFMADLRKKGLRPKSFRHGEHNYRYVYLQRYNLIKEARRARDSNYGGKYLGKTWIFRVVRD; this comes from the coding sequence ATGAACCGACCTATATTTACCTTGTTCCTGATTTTGCTTTTCTCGGGAATACATGGGCAACAAAAGCGATTGCCCACCGATTTACGACAGCACAACCTGACTACGTTTAATGCCAGCTTATTCAATCCTACTTTTTCCGTGGGGCGGAACAATCCCGAATCCGTCGCATTTTGGACGCGATGGCAGTGGCAGGACATCGATGCGAACCCCTCTACCTTGTTCTTAAACTATACCAAGTCCCTCAATGATAAATCGGCCGTTGGGGCAGGTTTTTTTCAGCATAACACGGGTATTTTTTTTAAAACGGGAGCTGCAGTGAACTATGCATACGCCTTTGAGTTCAGTCCAAAAGTGAGACTTGCCGTGGGCGCGAACCTGTTCGGATTCGTCCAAAAACTGGCGGACGACCGATTTCAGGTCGACCCCAATCTACCTTTGCCGATGCCCACCGAGACCAATGATTTCATCTTACAGATGGCACCGGGCGTCAATTTGGAGGTACATCGACTTAGCCTAAGCCTGACGTCCGAAAATTTGATGGATTACAATTTTACCGTCCGGGAAGGAAATACCGCTACCTCGGATAAGGTCTTAATGTCAATGCTGTCTTATGACTTTCCGGTTTCCCCGGGAAATGCAAATAACGCCTTTTTAAGACCATCGGTTTATCTTAGGACCCATCCCGAACAATCGGACCAGATCGGATTCTATGCCCTATTAAATACGGATGGATATTATGGACAAATAGGATATAACAATTTCTATGGTTATGCCTTCGGTGCGGGCTTCACCTTCTTTAAACGGGTGACCGTCGGGGCCTTGATGGAAATAGGTGTGGATGCGTCCATTCAAAAGGATACTTCGTTCGAACTGATGGCATCCTACTTTTTGGGTAGTCCCGATGAACGCCATCAAATGGTCGGTCACGACATTGATGGCACGGAAGGGAATCCCCTGAAAGAGATAGAGGATAAACTTGAAAAGGATAAAAAAACAGTCCCCGTAGAAGCCGAAATTGCGGAACAGATCCGTAAGAGGGACTCCCTCGTTAAAATGGAGCAAGCGGAAGCGACAGCCCTGAAACAAGAACGGCAACGTAGGATAGATTCCGTGGCCCAGGTCCGAGCGGTAGCCATTCAAAAAGCGCGTAAGAAGGATGTCGAAACCAATCAAGAGGAAGCCGTAACACCTCGAACGGGGGAGAAATATCAGGAAGTGCAAACGGCGGACGGCCTGCCCCCCGGTTATTATCTAATCACCAATGTATTCGGCACCAAAAAGTACTTCGATGCCTTTATGGCTGATTTACGGAAGAAAGGACTTCGACCGAAATCGTTCCGACACGGTGAGCACAACTATAGGTACGTGTACCTACAGCGGTATAATTTGATCAAGGAGGCCCGAAGGGCAAGGGATTCCAACTACGGTGGTAAGTATCTCGGAAAAACCTGGATTTTTCGGGTGGTCAGGGATTAA
- a CDS encoding tetratricopeptide repeat-containing sensor histidine kinase, whose amino-acid sequence MLSFHLINQNIVRLLCFGLLFSWSCGSEQRKVVTKSSELDSLYTLIQEGRNTELSVEERKKRLSEVFSEISSLENDSTKTKVFSQLSLAYLKLNDSLNFRKTNSKTRNMAGKIGDSTSLAEAHWDLAEFYKTIAVEDSAYFHYLTAHKIYTDIGKINESATMLNNMAIAQSDVKDYTGSEISTINAIELLKPLQNYRQLFNSYNNLGSVTTELNDYDRAIDYFNTALEYQEKIAGKHDLELITLNNIGYVYLTKGEYDKALPYFEKVLSENGLRERMPKFYARTLNNHAYSKMKSGNTEKVRSEFLEALKIRDSLNDITGLSLSHHDLAEYHLSQSDTTVAISHAKNALRYAEFVDNNERILRTLKLLSRLDPENSFSYNRRYIVLNDSLQEEERQTRNKFARIRFETDEYIAENQMLESEKQLWAGIAIAIFLLGASAVVIFNQRSKNQKLRFQQEQQAANQEIFNLMLAQKQKEEEGRKSEQKRISEELHDGVLGSMMGARMVLAGLNKKNGSEAEAQRQKALDALQGAEKEVREISHALSHTAYQKINNFILSLQDLLKSVEQRANINCRLVYNKEWEWDSLNGEIKINVYRMIQETLQNCVKHAQCNNVTVTFATRHSDLQVTIADDGKGFRKTHKKKGIGMRNIASRIEKLNGNWRVDSTIGKGTTVSLYIPIPKIEHPESSSVRRSPPIQES is encoded by the coding sequence ATGCTGTCGTTCCACCTCATAAATCAGAATATAGTCCGATTGCTTTGCTTCGGCCTGTTATTCAGTTGGTCATGCGGTTCAGAGCAGCGCAAAGTAGTAACCAAGAGTTCGGAACTGGATTCCCTTTATACATTGATCCAAGAGGGACGAAATACCGAACTATCCGTGGAAGAAAGAAAAAAAAGACTTTCAGAAGTCTTTTCGGAAATCTCCAGTCTTGAAAACGATTCCACCAAAACAAAGGTCTTTTCCCAATTATCGCTGGCCTACCTAAAGCTAAACGATTCGTTAAATTTTAGAAAGACTAACTCCAAGACGCGAAATATGGCGGGCAAGATTGGAGACAGTACCAGTCTAGCCGAGGCGCACTGGGACCTAGCAGAATTCTATAAAACCATAGCAGTAGAAGACAGTGCTTATTTTCATTATTTAACCGCACATAAAATTTATACGGATATCGGCAAAATAAACGAATCCGCAACAATGCTCAACAATATGGCGATAGCCCAGTCTGATGTAAAGGACTATACGGGCAGCGAGATTTCGACGATTAATGCCATTGAGCTACTGAAGCCGTTGCAGAATTACAGGCAATTATTTAATTCTTACAATAATTTAGGGTCTGTAACGACGGAATTGAATGATTATGATCGCGCCATTGATTATTTTAACACAGCTTTGGAATATCAAGAAAAGATAGCGGGGAAACACGATTTGGAACTGATTACCCTTAACAATATCGGCTATGTATATCTAACAAAAGGAGAATACGATAAAGCATTGCCATACTTTGAAAAGGTTTTGAGTGAAAACGGACTACGTGAAAGAATGCCTAAATTCTATGCCAGGACACTAAATAATCATGCCTATAGCAAAATGAAATCCGGAAATACCGAAAAGGTTAGATCCGAATTCCTAGAAGCATTAAAAATTAGGGATAGCTTAAATGACATCACTGGACTCTCTCTCAGCCACCACGACTTGGCGGAATACCACTTAAGCCAAAGCGATACGACCGTTGCTATATCACATGCAAAAAATGCGCTGCGGTATGCCGAGTTCGTTGACAACAATGAGCGTATCTTAAGAACCCTTAAACTACTAAGTAGGCTGGACCCTGAAAATTCATTCAGCTACAATCGACGTTACATCGTCCTAAATGACAGTTTACAGGAAGAAGAACGACAGACGCGCAACAAATTTGCCCGTATCCGTTTCGAAACGGACGAATACATCGCCGAAAACCAAATGCTGGAAAGCGAGAAACAGTTATGGGCGGGTATCGCCATCGCGATTTTCCTACTCGGGGCATCGGCCGTCGTAATTTTCAATCAACGCTCAAAAAATCAAAAATTACGCTTTCAACAAGAGCAACAAGCGGCCAACCAAGAAATTTTCAATTTGATGCTCGCCCAAAAACAAAAAGAGGAAGAAGGCAGAAAATCGGAACAAAAACGAATATCCGAAGAGCTTCACGATGGCGTACTGGGCAGCATGATGGGTGCCCGCATGGTGCTTGCCGGCCTAAACAAAAAAAATGGAAGCGAGGCCGAAGCACAGCGCCAAAAGGCATTAGACGCCCTACAGGGTGCAGAAAAGGAGGTGCGGGAAATTTCTCATGCTTTAAGTCATACTGCTTACCAAAAAATTAATAACTTTATTCTTTCTTTGCAAGATTTATTAAAATCGGTAGAACAAAGGGCGAATATCAATTGCCGTTTAGTGTACAATAAGGAATGGGAATGGGACTCCCTAAACGGGGAAATCAAGATCAATGTCTATCGTATGATTCAAGAGACCCTGCAAAATTGCGTTAAGCATGCACAGTGCAACAACGTTACCGTTACCTTTGCAACGCGACATTCAGATCTGCAGGTCACCATTGCCGATGATGGAAAAGGATTCCGAAAGACGCATAAGAAAAAAGGAATCGGTATGCGTAATATTGCATCGCGGATAGAAAAATTGAACGGAAATTGGCGTGTCGATAGTACTATTGGAAAGGGCACCACCGTTAGCCTATATATTCCGATACCAAAAATCGAACATCCCGAATCTTCGAGTGTTAGACGCAGTCCGCCGATACAGGAATCGTAA
- the glyA gene encoding serine hydroxymethyltransferase has product MPRDTEIFDLIAEEKERQRNGIELIASENFTSPQVMEAAGSVLTNKYAEGYPGKRYYGGCEVVDKIEQLAIDRAKALFGAEYANVQPHSGSQANASVYHACLQPGDKILGFDLSHGGHLTHGSPVNFSGRLYKPVFYGVNRETGRLDYDSIQEIATREKPKMIIAGASAYSRDMDFKRFREIADSVDALLLADIAHPAGLIAKGILNDPVPHCHIVTTTTHKTLRGPRGGLIVMGKDFDNPFGQKLKNGKLKKMSSLLNLAVFPGNQGGPLEHIIAAKAIAFGEALSDDFLQYMLQVKKNAAAMAAAFVAKGYQIISGGTDNHMMLIDLRNKDITGKDAEKILVEADITANKNMVPFDDKSPFVTSGIRFGTAAITTRGLKENDMKTIVDLVDAVLTHPEDGAVIKRTKESVNQLMEGRALFNF; this is encoded by the coding sequence ATGCCACGCGACACAGAAATTTTTGATTTAATAGCCGAAGAAAAGGAACGACAACGCAACGGAATCGAGCTGATCGCCTCCGAAAATTTTACGAGTCCCCAGGTCATGGAAGCTGCGGGATCGGTGTTGACCAACAAATATGCGGAAGGCTATCCCGGGAAGCGCTACTACGGGGGGTGTGAGGTGGTGGACAAAATCGAACAGTTGGCCATCGATCGGGCCAAGGCACTCTTTGGAGCGGAATATGCCAACGTGCAGCCCCATTCCGGATCTCAGGCCAATGCATCGGTCTACCATGCTTGTTTGCAACCGGGGGATAAAATCCTGGGTTTTGATTTATCGCACGGCGGACACCTGACCCACGGATCCCCCGTTAATTTTTCGGGGAGGCTTTATAAACCGGTCTTCTACGGGGTGAATAGAGAGACAGGTCGTTTGGATTACGATTCCATTCAGGAAATCGCTACCAGAGAAAAGCCAAAGATGATCATTGCAGGGGCCTCGGCCTATTCCCGGGATATGGACTTTAAGCGTTTCCGGGAGATTGCCGACAGCGTTGATGCCCTATTGCTGGCGGACATCGCCCACCCGGCGGGACTGATTGCCAAAGGAATTCTCAACGATCCGGTTCCCCATTGCCATATTGTAACAACGACCACCCATAAAACCTTAAGGGGACCGCGGGGGGGACTCATTGTTATGGGGAAGGATTTCGACAATCCGTTCGGTCAGAAGCTGAAGAATGGAAAGTTGAAAAAAATGTCCAGCTTGCTGAATCTGGCCGTGTTTCCTGGAAATCAGGGTGGGCCTCTAGAGCATATTATCGCCGCCAAGGCCATCGCTTTCGGGGAAGCACTGTCCGACGATTTTTTACAATATATGCTTCAGGTCAAGAAAAATGCCGCAGCCATGGCCGCCGCTTTTGTCGCCAAGGGTTATCAGATTATTTCCGGGGGAACGGACAACCATATGATGTTGATCGATCTTAGAAATAAGGATATCACAGGAAAGGATGCCGAAAAAATCTTGGTAGAGGCCGATATCACGGCGAATAAAAACATGGTACCCTTTGATGACAAGTCCCCCTTCGTAACTTCGGGTATCCGTTTTGGCACCGCCGCTATCACTACCCGGGGCCTCAAAGAAAATGATATGAAGACCATTGTAGATTTGGTCGACGCAGTTTTAACCCACCCTGAAGATGGGGCTGTGATAAAAAGAACCAAGGAAAGCGTCAATCAATTGATGGAAGGACGAGCGTTGTTCAATTTCTAA
- a CDS encoding SixA phosphatase family protein yields the protein MQRFIFRIIIVQLLILSTSCKDDPKIEQNSNVEVPISTFYFIRHAEKDRSDPEDVDPELNQKGLGRAMHWAEVLRDVRLNAIYTTDFERTAMTAAPASVKNDITVQYYDPETINVEQFKADNLGNTVLVVGHSNTTPNLVNQMIGEDVFSEMDDSDNGSLFIVQVINGKAIPQRLHLDCNCLE from the coding sequence ATGCAACGCTTCATATTTCGTATTATTATCGTTCAACTGCTGATATTATCGACAAGTTGCAAGGATGATCCGAAAATCGAGCAAAATTCTAACGTCGAAGTCCCAATTTCTACCTTCTATTTTATACGCCATGCCGAAAAAGATAGGTCCGACCCCGAAGACGTCGATCCCGAGCTCAACCAGAAGGGATTGGGCAGGGCGATGCACTGGGCCGAAGTGCTTCGCGATGTCCGGTTGAATGCCATTTATACTACCGATTTTGAACGCACGGCCATGACAGCGGCCCCTGCTTCGGTAAAAAATGATATTACCGTTCAATATTATGATCCCGAGACCATCAACGTCGAACAATTCAAGGCCGACAACTTAGGAAATACCGTTCTCGTCGTCGGGCATAGCAATACCACCCCAAATTTAGTCAATCAAATGATTGGGGAAGATGTCTTTTCCGAAATGGACGATAGCGATAATGGAAGTCTATTTATCGTACAGGTAATCAATGGGAAGGCCATTCCTCAACGTTTGCACTTGGATTGTAACTGTTTGGAATAA
- a CDS encoding SRPBCC family protein: METKENTSERTLSITKTMPAPVQSVWEYWTKPEHIVKWWGPEGMKTNIVKHDFNIGGGWRFTVEKPDGNTFVSDGTYADIVPNKKLVTSADFKPMTIGVVLKLLFEEDGSKTHVKLHILHPTVAYCQQQKGEGFYKGWDAAFDRLERYLTSEG; encoded by the coding sequence ATGGAAACAAAGGAGAACACTTCAGAACGCACCCTTTCAATAACAAAAACGATGCCGGCTCCGGTACAATCGGTTTGGGAGTACTGGACCAAACCCGAACACATTGTGAAGTGGTGGGGGCCCGAAGGCATGAAGACCAACATCGTCAAACACGATTTTAACATCGGGGGAGGATGGCGGTTTACCGTCGAGAAGCCTGATGGAAATACTTTTGTATCCGATGGCACCTATGCCGACATTGTCCCGAACAAAAAGCTAGTGACTTCGGCGGACTTTAAACCTATGACCATAGGAGTGGTACTGAAACTCTTATTCGAGGAAGACGGGAGCAAAACCCATGTAAAGCTGCACATCCTCCACCCGACCGTAGCCTACTGCCAACAGCAAAAAGGTGAGGGTTTCTACAAAGGATGGGATGCCGCGTTCGATAGACTGGAACGCTACTTGACATCGGAAGGATAG
- a CDS encoding TetR/AcrR family transcriptional regulator, which produces MSTKAERTTAYIIETVAPVFNQQGYIGTSMSDLTDATGLTKGAIYGNFENKEALALSAYEYNSKRLLTKIDEVLAAEGTAVDKIFSLTDFYRNYDVFTKDMGGCPILNTGVDAQGINRLLSAANREALKEIEGKIALVLENGTKKGELKLPVTPLQFAKQMLTIIQGAVAMSTMTRDRKYLVNTVTYLEVLIKKELKR; this is translated from the coding sequence ATGTCAACAAAAGCTGAAAGGACCACGGCCTATATCATAGAGACCGTTGCGCCCGTTTTCAACCAACAAGGTTATATCGGAACAAGCATGAGCGACTTGACCGATGCCACAGGGCTCACTAAAGGCGCTATTTATGGCAACTTTGAAAACAAGGAAGCCCTGGCGCTATCGGCCTACGAATACAACAGCAAGCGTTTGTTGACAAAAATTGACGAAGTCCTGGCAGCCGAGGGCACGGCGGTGGACAAAATTTTTAGCCTTACGGATTTCTACCGGAATTACGATGTCTTTACCAAAGATATGGGGGGATGTCCAATTTTAAACACCGGGGTCGATGCGCAGGGAATCAACCGGTTGCTTTCCGCCGCAAATCGTGAGGCGCTAAAAGAAATCGAAGGAAAGATTGCCCTAGTGTTGGAAAACGGGACGAAAAAAGGCGAACTCAAGCTGCCAGTGACCCCGTTGCAGTTTGCCAAACAGATGCTGACGATTATTCAGGGCGCGGTGGCGATGTCCACCATGACCCGTGACCGTAAATATCTTGTCAACACGGTCACTTACCTAGAGGTGCTGATCAAAAAGGAACTCAAACGATAG